From the genome of Cryptococcus depauperatus CBS 7841 chromosome 1, complete sequence, one region includes:
- a CDS encoding histone acetyltransferase type B catalytic subunit: MAEGLEEWINDSNEVLNLQLVRTPLDTDLLQRQEEQLVEEFNPTFTYPIFGDSEKVFGYKDLDIKLRFASGSLRQYLEIKYNEKLSSETTPADDIEATLYKFIPPDYTKSGVEFKLRVAEDAEKFKPLGEKLDSYIQPSLKGKGKRGDRTTELGNKEDAVLFEIYKANWNTPGFREYHRRMQLFILLFIEGGSYVHEDEDAWEFITLYERRQRPETGVYTHHFVGYISVYPFWCYPDRVRLRLSQFVVLPPYQHQGHGSKLYSALFQHMLARPEVAELTVEDPAEAFEDLRDRNDLRFLVKEGILDNPMLLVGIGDGKRDSRNEWERSIRKKYKIAQRQFDRLLEMLLLRQLNNKDPAQIKAYRLHVKARLYRFNYEMLCQMTPGERKEALAKTYQSVVEDYERILDMTFG; the protein is encoded by the exons ATGGCAGAGGGTCTTGAAGAATGGATCAACGATTCCAACGAGGTCTTGAACCTGCAGCTAG TCCGTACCCCTCTGGATACGGACCTTCTTCAGCGTCAGGAAGAGCAACTTGTGGAAGAATTCAACCCAACGTTCACATATCCTATATTTGGTGACAGCGAAAAGGTTTTTGGTTACAAAGATTTGGATATCAAG CTTCGTTTCGCTTCAGGTAGTCTCCGGCAGTATCTCGAAATCAAATACAACGAAAAGTTATCTTCAGAGACTACACCTGCGGATGATATTGAGGCAACCCTCTACAAATTTATTCCTCCTGATTATACCAAGTCGGGTGTAGAGTTCAAATTAAGAGTGGCAGAAGACGCCGAAAAGTTTAAGCCGCTGGGAGAGAAACTGGATTCATATATCCAGCCCTCTCTCAAGGGtaagggaaagagaggtGATAGGACCACAGAACTAGGGAATAAAGAGGACGCAGTGTTGTTCGAGATTTACAAG GCCAACTGGAATACTCCCGGTTTCAGAGAATACCATCGACGAATGCAGTTGTTTATCCTTTTGTTTATTGAGGGCGGTAGCTATGTGCAT gaggatgaagatgccTGGGAATTCATCACTCTTTACGAACGACGCCAACGTCCCGAGACTGGTGTTTATACTCATCACTTCGTTGGGTACATCTCGGTCTATCCGTTTTGGTGCTATCCCGATCGAGTGAGACTACGACTAAGTCAATTTGTTGTTCTGCCACCCTATCAGCATCAAGGGCATGGGT CAAAACTATATTCTGCCCTTTTTCAGCACATGCTTGCTCGCCCAGAGGTTGCTGAGCTTACTGTGGAAGATCCTGCTGAGGCATTCGAGGATCTTCGTGATCGTAATGATTTAAGATTCCTTGTGAAAGAGGGCATCCTCGACAATCCAATGCTTTTGGTTGGAATTGGTGACGGTAAACGTGATTCCCGAAACGAATGGGAAAGATCGATAAGGAAAAAGTACAAAATCGCACAAAGACAGTTTGATAGGTTATTAGAAATGCTGCTCTTGCGTCAATTAAACAACAAGGATCCAGCGCAGATCAAAGCATATAGATTACACGTCAAAGCTAGGCTATACCGGTTCAATTAT GAGATGCTCTGTCAAATGACTCCAGGTGAGCGAAAAGAAGCCCTTGCAAAGACATATCAATCGGTTGTAGAGGACTATGAGCGCATACTCGATATGACTTTTGGTTAG